The DNA segment GATGGGAAATAGGGTCTTTGTCTGTGCTGGGAAGGAGTTATACAACTGTAAAGAAAGTCCCTTGACTTCAGTGACTGTCGTGCAGTGATTTATCatatttcaaattttcattttgaattgaGACAATCAGGTTTTGCCATATCAGTGTCTCCCATGGGTAtctcagagaatcatagaatagttcaggttagaagggaccttaaagatcatccagttccaacccccctgccatgggcaggggcatctcccactagatcaggctgcccaaggctccatctaacctggccttgaaaacctcctgggatggggcagccagagcttccctgggcaacctgtgccagtgcctcaccactctcatgatgaagaaattcttccttatatctagtctaaatctgcccctctccaatttaaagccattgccactagtcctgtcactataagcctttgtaaacagtccatccccagttttcttgtaggcccctttcaggtactggaaggttgctataagttctccttggagccttctcttctccaggctgaacaagcccaactctctcaggctgtcctcgtattggaggtgctccagagctcagatcatctttgtggccctcctccggacccattccaacagttccatatccttcttatgttgaggattccagaactggacacaatattccagatgagctctcacaagagaggaatagaggggcagaatcccctcccttgccctgcttgGCCAtgcctcttttgatgcagcccaggacactgttggccttctgggctgtgagcatacgttgccggctcatgtcaagcttctcatcaaccagcacccccaagtccttctctgcagggctgctctccatcacatcatcccccatcctgtattgaaatcagggattgccctgacccaggtgtaggacctttcacttggccttgttgaacctcatgaggttcacacaggcccacttctccagcttgtcctgatctctctggatgacatcctgtccttccagtgtgatgTCCTACTGGTGTTGTGGTATCCCAGACATTCTCAGTCCTTGGTGGGAAGGACTGCCCTGGAGAGAATTAGGTAGGTTTAGGGGTGAGTCACTATCCTTGTTCCTTCAGCTGAGGGAACATGTTCAGTCTCAAGGGAAATTGTGGAGAAATGTAACCTCCCTGTTATTAGGTCTGTCATAACAGGCATCCCAGCCAGCTGTGAAAGACTAATACAGACGTAACAGCACCAGGCTTTGCCATTTCCCTTGGACTTATTCAGTTTGTGACAATGATGGCTGCTTGTAATTCCCTTGGCTTCAGGCCATAGAAAGattcaaaaccaaatgaaagcaaagtcAGACGAACACAAACATCCAGGCTCCAAATGAACCGGTTGCTTGacacaggaaggacaagaggaaaacaGGGAGCAGAGTACCACAACTATCATCTGCTAAGCATTTCGCAAGTGGTTGCCACCATGACTGAAGCTTCTTGTGAAGATGCTTGGAAGAAAGTGAGTGAGATATGGCCAAGGAGAAGCAGCGAGAAGACTTGAGTAGCAAGTGAGGGAGGCAGAGCAAGTCAGAGTATGTTCTAAGAGCAAAGACCCCTCAGGCACACTGGGAGAATGGGAGGAGAGGGCTGAGTAGAGGAAAGACATCTGCAGGTGAGTAGGAGGGAAACAAATGCATGTAAGGGGATGGAGTGAGAGGCAGTAGGAGAGTGGGGAAAACACTATGTCTAAAGTGCCCTGCAAAGGTCACACCAGAGGTAGAAATCTTTCCTTTAGGGGTTGCAGATCACAATTACACTAGCTAGATTAGGGGGACATGCCACTGTAAACAGAAGTGATTTATCCAAGGAGCAAACCTCTCTCCTAAGAGGTTATCTAGAGAAGTATGGAGACATTAATATAGGAGGTAATTTTTAACCTTGACAGCTGCCTTACCCAGTCTCCCAAACAAGGCAGATGAAACCTGATGGATACAAGGTTCTGCAATGCTAAGGCATATTTCAAGTTTAGTTAATGTTCCTGATTTATACAATGATAACAAGAGCTCAAGGAAAGCACTGCTCTACCATTCTGTCTCTATAGGTCAGAAGTTTAAGGTTTCAGTATtgccttcatttatttttttcaaaccttGAAATACCCAGGGCGGACACTGTATATCTTTCCTAGTAGCTGGCATTCTGCAGCAACCTCCTCATTTGTATTCTGTCTCTCTCTTGAGCAGAAAAACCCACTCTGCATTGCCACAACTAAGTACTTACCCACTGCGATACAGAGATTGCCAAACAGTCACGCTAAATTCAACACATCCCTGCTAACATATTTTATTCATACTGATGGTCTGCTTCACAGTGTGTTCCCAAAGacttgctttaaaatttaaGCTCCAGACTTCTAACAAAATacataaagcaaaacaacatATCTTTTTCTATGTAGCTGTACAAGGGAGCTGCGTCTTCTTCAAGGCTGATCTATTATAGATTTCAGAccggggttttttttttttccacacagggCTTGAGTGTCTTCCTGTACAAAGGGGAAATTTATGACTTCTTGAAGTGTCATTATCTATAAAGTCCTGCTcctttttcagttaaaaatgaattggaggctgtggagaagtTTTGGACTGGATGATTCCACAAAGCAAGGCTTCCTCCAAGATAGTGTTCACATGTGGACCCCACCAGCACACACAAAGTCCGTGACACCAAACCAACCCTTCAGGCACTGTTTTCCTGTCTTGAGGAGCAGGAGAGGCCATATCTATTTGGGAGTAAAGTATTACTGGCTCCTCTTCATTGGCTCTTCACAGCAGGCTTTTCCTCACATTCTGGCTTTGTTTGTGAAAGGAAATCCAGCTAAACCCATGGAGTAACTTCAAGTAAGGCACTGCAGGGAATCTGATGGCTTTGTGGGtcagagtaatttttttgtttggttctCCTTTGCTGTTAGCAAGTCCAGGGGTTCACCTGTAGGTTTGGGCAAAACTCACAGAGCATCCTCCAGGTACAGTAAAGGCTGTGTAACATTTGGCACTCTGACACACATTGGGTATTCCTGGGGCTGGGAAGTCCCTGGGCTAAACTAGACTCCACAGCCCACAGGGAAACACAGCATCTCCAGAGGATGGTTCACAGCCTCTTAGACATGTCTCAGTAGGAGGACTCACCATCTGGAACCTCCTCCACCGTGTCAGAGAGATGCAGGCAGAGTTCACAGCAGGCATTGCTACTTTTCCAATAGACTGAATGAGGCAGATCTATCCTTTATTTTGTGGACAGAGTAGAATAcctggggagaaatggggaaagTCCCCCTGTCAGCTGCTGGTGGTGATCTGTGTCAGGAGCAACTGGCCAGTAAAGATGCCTTCTCTCACCCCATGTGAGACATTTCCTGCAACGCTTGGGTTTCTTCTCACTGACTCTTACTGCACCACTTTTTGAATTTTTGCTGGCATCAATATGAGCCCACCCTTGGTGCCACATACACTACCTATGGGTCATGAGGTTGAGCACTGTTTCCTGAGTGACAGTGTGATACAAGGGTGGCAAGACTGGGCTGCTCCACAGGTGAAGGTGAGCTGGGAGCCAAACAAGGTGATCAGGGCAGGTCCAGTGCCAGTAACCATCATCATTCACAGTCCAGTGATGCCCAAGCAAGGCCAAAGCAACAAGGAAGGTCTGAGGTCATGCCAGGAACTCGAATCACTGTGGTCCAAGGCTAGATGCAACATACACTTGAGACAGCTCAAGCAAGAGCTAAGGCCAAGGGATCGAGCTTCGATGCTGCTCCTGGGCCAGTTGGTGACGGACGGTCCAGAGAAGGCTAGTCAGGGCAATGACAGCTTGCTGGTGACAGCCATTGCAAGGGGAAGCCTAGGAATAACATTACAACTTGTTTGGTTAAGCATTTCTAACACTTAGCCAATAACTGGACTTATCTCCAGACATTCAGCTTTTTAATTACCACCATACTTTATTCTTAGacctcttcctctcctgctcttccATGTTACATGACTATTAGTAGCCTCTCCTGCAAagagctggaagcagaaggaaaactaaGAAATTGAACTATATTATTAAATGCTACAACCGATGCCCTGCAAAGGAGTAAAGAAGAGGTGCTCACTGCCagctttcccctctcccaccaGAGTTTCCCAGGTGGCACCAGCTTTCTAGCTCAGGCAGTTCAGCCAGAGCTATAATAGAGTGTGAttcaaaaattatatttcagcaggaaaagctgaaacagcACAGGGCCTCTTGACACTGTCTCTGGACAGGCCCAGGAGAGGCAGAAATGGTTTGTTTAATGCCGTCTCTCATTATTCCTGGCACTTTATGACTCATTAAGTGTCCTAGTTTTGTAACTAACTCCTGCTGAGCTCAACATTTGATACACATTTATGGGTGGCCTGTTGGCTGTAATAATGATGGAACTATTCATAATTCCCCTAACCATGTTaactccttccttcctttgtgtGCCAGGTTTCCTTTAAACAACTTAAAGATGCTGGGGACTTCAGTCCTTAATGCAGAACAAATTACATTTATCTGGACATTTTATTACCATAGCTATATATGGCAATTAGGCACACCTGTTCTGAGCCTGCTGTCCCAATATCTTTTACACCGCTCCCCTTCTGCATCTACTACGGTTTTTACCATAGATATATCCATGCAGATGGATGGCTGATACTATTTTGCCTCAGTAGAAGGCTGGTAGAGAACACATCAGTATTCATGCACTTGTATGGACAAGGAACAGGAACCAAAAGACCCTTCTTGCCCATTACAGGTGGGAATTAGAAGTAAGTAGCATCTGTTCGAGAACCTTCTTGTGTTATGAATGATCTTGTCAGCTTCTGCCCcgttttttactttgttttctctgcaaaaggTCAGTGAGAATTCAAAATAAAGCCCAGCAATGTGTTGACCCAACCTGACAACTGATGCAAACAGGTCAACCACAAGCACTCTGCATGAGTTTGACAGACACAGATATTTTTTGAAATGACAGCACATTTAACTTGTCCCTTCTGAAAGTGTCACGCACGATCACCTCAGACACAGGCAGAAAGGTCTGTGCTTCAggttaattttcctttaattcacTTGAATCACAGAGTGACTTAGCCTGGCCACTCTGAAAAGACGTGACTTCATGTCTACAGTCAAAAAAATTCAGTCTCTGGGTATATTTTGGAGCACGACTGAAATGGCACCAACAAAATCACATGGGTCCAAAAGGAAGGTCAGTATCTTGCACAAGTTTAAACTTAAGCCGGGAGTTGTCTGCAGCTTCAACTAAAGAGTCTGACATAGGAGTATGCCTAATTTCAGACTTCCGATTTGGAAGAGAatgctttcagaaattaaattgtttATAGGATGGTATTGAAGACAGCTTTGTACCTGGTCTGGCTGGGACGGAGTTAACTTTCTTCACAGCAGTCCGTATGATGATGTGACTTGCATCTGTGACTAAAATAATGTTGGTAACATACTGATGTGTCAGCTGTCGCTaagcagtgcttgcacagcatcaacGCCTTGTCTCCAATTCTCCTCCACTACCACCAACCTCAAAGGTCAGTAGGATGGAGGTGGGCAAGAGGTTGGGAGGGGACATAGCTGTGGCAGCTGCCCCGAAAAACCAAAGGGATATCCCATATCTTATGACATCATggtcagcaataaaagctgagggaagagagGATGATAGGAGGACATTTGTGGGTATGTCATTTGTCTGCCCAAGAAACCACTACATGTACTGAAGTCCTGCTTCCTAGAATGTGTCTGTACATCCACCTGCTGATGAGAGgtagtgaattaattcctctttttgttttgtcctcTTGTAtgtgcagcttctgcttttcataaTAATTGTATGTCTCTCAGCCCATgagcttttccatttcattttctccctaGTCCTGTAGAGAGGGGAGAGTGAGAGAATGGCTGGGTAGGCATCTGGCAGCCAGtcaaggtcaacccaccacaggGTGCTGGACAAAGATGAATTTTTTGGACTGGTTCTCTCAATTTTTGTTTACTACTGgtcataaagaaaacagatgatgtAAACATCAAAGGCATTTTCATATGAGAATTGTCAATTTGATTCAATACTGCCAACTTCAAACATTCAATAGTCAACAGTCCTGATTTTTTCATAAGAACACTTGGAATCTTACCTTTCCAGTCTTGGTGTTTGAACTCAGAGGACATGGTATTATGACCAGCTTATTCTAGATAAGCCTGTGTTGCCCTACTGAGAGTGACCTCATGCTCACTAATGCCTATTCTATGTTCCTTTACTTCTCTTAGGTCAACACCAGCAGTCAGTAGGGGAGTGAAATGATCTTCATGATCTGGCTGGCAAAAACAGGGACAGGAAGGGTCTTGATCATTCTCACAGAATCTTCTGTTTCAAAGGTGgtttgcagcagctgccaggctgTGTTCAGAGCCTGCCATAGGGCGGCCCAGAAGGAGTAGATGACGCAGGAGGTCTGCGCAGGAGTCGTTTGTCACCGCAGCATTTCTCACTGTGTGCAGCAGTTCCTgtcagcaggaaaaaacccaaccaatcACTGACTTCAGTCAAGTGCTTTGACTGCagtatttctgtctttgtcCTGCATTGCTCTATGCAAGGTTTCAACACTTACTATCGGTGTCTGGGGTTTTAGCTGAAGGATAATGTTTTAGTTAGAGACACGGCTGTTATGAAATGAAGGAGATGCACAAAAGCACCTCTGGAGCAGTGAAAACAAATTGCCACAAACAGGCTTGAGTGTCAGAGAAAGCAGCTCTCTGGAAGGGATGTAGTTATTTTCTTACCCAATGAAACAAGTGATCTCTCAAAAGAAGACTCCCCGTGGGGAACTTGCTCCTTTGGGAGGGAGGATGAGTTAGTGATTAGAGATGAAATGCAAAGGTGTTTTCAGCATAGTGGCTGTCTGCTCGATTTTCTAATACAGTACATTACATTGTTAATGGAAATGTAGCTTTGCACCTTCTGCTTTGGTCCCAGTAGAATTAATTTCAGCACTGTTTGCATGCCAAGCATGTACACACACAGCTGTGAGCtacagagagaaggagaaggcacAGCTTGGACCTGCATAGATAAGATCACAAAGAGTCTGCAACAGGGCTGGGAGCTGAATGCTGCCTTTGCCAAGTGACCTCACCACAAGACCATCTTTGCTCCTGCCCACAGGAACTGTCCCACTCCATTACAAACAGACCTTAGGAGCCAGGGGACTGGGGGAAAAGCATCTGGCTGTTTCCTCTGGGAGACCCACAGggacaggaatttttttttcaagtctcGTGATGCAGCAAAGAAGGGATAAACACCCACCATTTCCAAGTGAGCAGCTATCCCTTCCCAGAAGGCTAATGCAATGCGCACCTCGTTCCTGCCAGGAATCTTTCCATTTCAAGGCTGCATGTGTCATTTATTAAGAAATATGAgagagcagggaggaagaacGTTTAACGAAGCTGTGCACGGACAGGGAAACACAGACTGCTAAGTGCTTGGGAACCCTCAGAGATGAAAGTACCACAGGAATGCCACATGGCAGTGCTGCTAATACAGCTCTCCACATGCCCGCTATGGAGACAGACAATTGTGGAGCTGGAGACATACAACTCTCAAAATATGATGGTTGCGAAAGTAAAGGGAGTAAATTGTTCCACGCAACCAGAGTCACCATCCTTAACTGAAAGCCCtgggaaacaaagcagcaggGCATGTAGAAGGTACTATATTTCCTTGGGAGCTGACTGTAAATGAAAGAGCTGAAGTTTTCACTTGGATTTGTAGCTGTGTGATTGTGCAGAAAATGAGGgtggaaaagctggagaaacacTAAGAGAGATTTTGAGATGACTGCAGGCTTGTGCttgggagagggaaaaataccTCCTACTGTGCTGGTATGCTTAAGGTACACAAACTGCAGGAACACTCAACTCATATTTTGTCCCGCTGGAAGCAAGTTGCAGTGCCCTGAGCTGCTCAAACCAAAgggaaattatttgttttccaagagCTTAGgtaaaaagaagaatgaaatcATAAGATATGAGGCAGAGCTCCTGCTCTATTATTGCAGTGCCAAAGCACAGCATTTTCAATAAAGTCGTAGAATCATGtactcatagaatggtttgggttagaaaggaccttaaggatcataCAGTTCCAGCCCCGCCCTGCAACtggcagggataccttccactagaacaggttgctcaaagcctcttccagcttggccttgaacacctccagggatggggcaacctgtgtcagtgtctcaccaccctcacaggaaaacacttcttcctaatatctcaactaaatctcctgtctttcagcttaaaactttGCCCTTCatctgtcactgcactctctggtgcccatccccagctttcctgtatctGATTCAGTActgggaagctgctctaaggtctcccccgagccttctcttcttcaggctgaacaaccccagctccatCAGCCTATCCCGGTACaggaggcgctccagccctctgatcatctccatggcctcctctggactcactctcaCAGATCCACGTGCTTCCTGTGTCTcatgaggactccagagctaAATACAGCACTCCATGTGAGCCCTattattttgtgtgtgcttAGGAGCAACCTGTAAtcaggggctacaggaaagctggggaggggctcgttatcaaggagtgcaggtataggacgagggggaatggtgtTACATTGTGGGAcgatttagactagacattaggaaaaaattcttcaccatgagggtggcgaggcactggcacaagttgcccaggaaagctgtagatgccgcatccctggaggtgatcacCACCAGATTGGActgggcctcgggcagcctgatcttgtgggagatgtccctgcccatggcaggcggggtggaactggatgggctttaaggtctcttccaacccaaaccactgtatgattctatgcttctatgatccCTTACACCTCAGCTCTTCTCTGGAGGTCCTTTCCTTCCCATGTGGCAGCAAACAGGCCATTCACCCTGCTGCCACCACTGTCCCACAAGCCACCCTTCTCCCTCGACGCCCCCTTCTCTGCTTACCCTGCACTCCACACCCATTGTAGGTGGCACAGTGGGGACAGGGGTGGACACTGCTCtgggtacagttggactcgatctcaaaggtcttttccaacctaagcattgtatgattctgtgagcaAGACAatgggtaatggttttaaactaaaagaggagaaggttAGACTAGAaatttggaagaattttttttttaattttttttttttgctgagggtggtgaaacactggaactggctgtccagagaggtggtggatgccccatccctggaaacattcaaggctgGATGGGGGTCTGAGCGACCTGATGGAGCTGAGGATgttacaggctgagagaggtgaggttgtttagcctggagaaggctccaaagagacgTTATAccgaccttccagtacctaaaagggctacaggaaagctgggaagggactgtttacaaaggcttgtagtgataggaccaggggcaatgggtatgaactggagagaggcagatttagcctagacataaagaggaatttcttcattataagagtggtgaggcactggcacgggttgcccagggaagttgtggctgccccatccctgtaggtgttcaaggctgggtgggaccttgggcaacctgatgcagtgggaggtgtccctgcccatggcagggggattggaactggatgatctttaagctcccttccaacctaaaccattctatgattctatgattctatgatactgtgatTCTAAATTTGGGACGAGGAGTCATGCCGAGTACGGTGATGGATCTCGGctggatttttaatattttggaagGTTTATTTTGCTCCCACTGTAACTTCAGAAACGTGGCATTCAGAGTCTGACCAACGGTAGATCACCTTGAGGATACGAGTCCCCGTGCGCGCGCAGGGCGGGGCCTGTGTGGGGGGCGTGGTCTGTGCGGGGGGTGTGGTCTGTACGGGGAGTGGTCTGTACGGGGGTGTGGTCTGAGCAGGGGGCGGGGTCTGTAAGGGGTCCCTGCTCGGCGCTCCCGTCCGCGGCCGCAGGGGGCGCTCTCTCCCGGTGCGGAGCGGGCTCTGTGCAATGCCGGCTCTGTGCGGTGCCGGTGCGGAATCCCTCCCGGCCGCAGGGGGGCGCCCTATTTTTGTGGGCTCCGTGCGGGCTCTGTGCGGCCTCTGTGCGGAGACCCTGCCCGTCGCTCCCAGCCGCGGCCGCGGGGGGCGCTCTCTCCCGGCGCGGGGCGGGCTCGGTGCGGTGCCGGTGCGGCCCCTCCCGGCCGCGGGGGGCGCTCGTTCCCGGTACGGGGCGGGCTCTCGGCGGTCTGTGTGCGATGGCGGCGGAGTCGCAGCCCCCGGGAAGCGCGGCCGAGCGGTACCGGCCCAATCGGTTCGTGTCGCTACCCGCCGAGCTCGACCCCAACACCTACGAGTCCTCGGCCGAGAAGCGGCGCGCCGAGGCGGAGCGCCTGGCCATCCGCGCCAGGCTCAAGCGCCAGTTCCAGCTACAGCTGCACAACCCGCGCCCGCCCGCCGTCATCGTGAGTGCCGCCACCGGCCCTCGTGggtcccctgtccccctgtccccctgtccccctgtcccctgtGTGCACCCCCGGCCCCGCCTTGTCTTCGTGTTCCCCGGTCTCCTCGTGTCCCTCTGTGCCCtactgtgtgtgtctgtctgtgtctccTTCTCCGTTTGTCCCCGCCATGTGTGCCCCTGTCTCCCCTTGTCCCCCTCTGTTTTCTCCCCGtgtctccccccatcccccctgtGTGTGTCCCCTGTGTCACCCCTTGTCCCCCTGTGTGCCCTCGTCCCCCCGTGTTCCCCCCGTGTGTGTTCCCCCCGTCCCCACTTGTCCTCCTGTGCGCCTCCCTCCGTaccccctcatgtccccccatgCGTCCCCtgtgtgtgtccgtgtgtccccccTTGTGTCCccctgttcccccttgtccccccatGTTCCCTGGTCTTCCCGTGTCCCCTGTGGCGccctgtgtgtgtctgtgtctctgtctcCATGTTTGTCCTTGTCTGTCCTTGTGTCCccatgtttctgtgtttgtgtgtgtccatgtgtctatctgtgtgtgtttggggggTCCATGTGAGTCCATGTCTGTGTCTCCATGCGTGTCCTtgtctgtccctgtgtcccagtATCCATGTGTCCCCACGTGTCCTcatgtctgtgtgtttgtgtgtcaaCTGTgcctgtgtctgtctgtgtctgtcctgtgtgtccatgtgtctgTTCCCATGTCCCTGTGTGCCCATGTCTTTGTGTCTGTccatgtgtatatgtgtgtccATCTGTGTGTCCGTGGGTGTCCGTGTCTCTTTCTCCATGTTTCCGTGTGTCCATGTCTATGTCCATGTCCACATCTGTCCGTCTACATGCATCTGTCCGTCTACATGCATCTGTCCATCTACATGCGTCTGTCTGTCTACATGCATCTGTCCGTCCACATGTCTGTGTGTCTATGTCCATGTGTGTCTGTATGTCTATGTCTGCCTGTCCATCTGCATCTGTGTCAGTCCACGTGTCTTTGAGTCCATGCCTCCATGTCTGTGTCCATGTGTGTGTCCGTGTGTGTTTGTGGGGCCTGTACACCTCACCTGGTGTCTCCCAGAGTGGGGCCAGGTCTGGGTGGGTGTGTGAGGACACAaccctccctgtcctccctgtgACCTTGGTGTCCATCCCAGCCTGGGGGCAGCTGGCACAGGAGGAGACTCATAGAGCTCCTGGGGCCTCACTGGGGAATTTTGGCTTTCCAACGCAGGAAGATCCTGCCTTGCTCCGCTGGGCCTATGCCAGGACACAGAATGTCTACCCTACTTTCCGCCCGACACCGAAGACGTCCTTTCTAGGGGCTGTTTTTGCCATAGGTCCTCTCCTCTTCTGGGGTGCTGTCTTCAAACTTGACAGGGTGAGTCTGTTGGTAGTGCTGAACGTGGGTGAACACCTGATTCTGAAGTGTAGGTTGTAGAAACATAGGGTGGTtaaggggccttaaagatcatccagttccaactcccttgccacagtcagggacacctctcaccaggctgctcaaagccccatccagcctggcctttgAACGCCTCTGGGGCAGGgaacatccacagcttccctgggcaacctgtgccagtgtctcaccgcccttgccatttaaagccattcgccctcatcctatcacttcatacccttgtaaaaagtccctccccagctttcttgtacgcccccttcaggtactggaaggtcgctctaagatctCTCAGGGAGCCTTCCTGGAGTCTTAACTGATGGGGTCTTCTTACACCTAAGAGTGATTGTGACCTTCCTGTACCTAAAGcaggcttataagaaagattgTAGAAAACTTATTAGCAGGGCCTATAGCAAGTGATATGATTTAATAGcgaacaggtatggttggactcaatgatctcgaagtcttttccaaccaaatggttatatgattctgtgaataggACAAAGTATAATGATTTTTAACAGAAGGagtttaaactagatattaggaagaaattttttttgctgagggtggtgaaacactagGACAGGTTGCCTAGAGGGGTGGTcggtgccccatccctggaatcattcagggtcaggttggatgggggtctGAGAGACCTGATGGAGTCAAAGATGTCACTGCTCACTGCAAGGTGGTTGGACTGGTTGACCGTCATTGTCCCATCCATCCCAAACCAGTTTATGATTAATATTGTTAAAGTAATGAAGGATGGAGGGCTGATATTGGGCCTGCTGTCTCAAAGTCCTGATGTGCTAAAAGCCGTATGTTGTAGCCTTGGACATGGCCCATCACAGTTACCCTGATCAGGatgttttgctgtaaaataCCTCTCTGTAGCACTGACAGTATAAATTAGTCATAAGAAAGTGCTATAATTTTCAGATGTCGACGTGCAGCCActgtgctttctgaaataaataaatagggaGCTTACGGATGACAGACCTAGCAAAGTCTCTGTGAATTGCTTGGCCATTTCTCTACTCTCATGAAGCAAGTGGGGAGGAGGAGTTATGCCGAGTACAGTGATGGATCTTGActggatttttaatattttggaaggtttattttgcttccattttaaCTTCTGAAATGTGGGCATCAGAATCTGGCCAATGTTAGATCATTC comes from the Cuculus canorus isolate bCucCan1 chromosome 1, bCucCan1.pri, whole genome shotgun sequence genome and includes:
- the NDUFB4 gene encoding NADH dehydrogenase [ubiquinone] 1 beta subcomplex subunit 4, which translates into the protein MTEASCEDAWKKGAGSVRGPCSALPSAAAGGALSRCGAGSVQCRLCAVPVRNPSRPQGGALFLWAPCGLCAASVRRPCPSLPAAAAGGALSRRGAGSVRCRCGPSRPRGALVPGTGRALGGLCAMAAESQPPGSAAERYRPNRFVSLPAELDPNTYESSAEKRRAEAERLAIRARLKRQFQLQLHNPRPPAVIEDPALLRWAYARTQNVYPTFRPTPKTSFLGAVFAIGPLLFWGAVFKLDRDRKEKLIKEGKYERPFSVF